One stretch of Priestia megaterium DNA includes these proteins:
- a CDS encoding alpha/beta hydrolase, with the protein MLLSKLIDYYALHDLHKDRSKENQYHIDSAHAQTNIDRDIFFELPSSLADIDLNITSKQNGYNIGEFGFESLIPSGNHSNDYVRGESFLNEAGSKPNVIFVHGWRMKGFDRVKKIFHDSIMNNLGWNMYYYTLPYHLERQPEASLYSGELMVSANVNRTVESTRQAIVDLRALIQWIKNNKQGPVIIIGVSLGGFISNLVATLESEIDALVSIFYSNRLSYSIWNTIPGKYIRKDLESHGVNYNDLVKYWKLTEPNQAPPKMNKENILLISAKHDQYVHIQDADLLWESWGKPTRCVYNCGHAGIVLKRKKIAKDTISFLQNKLKR; encoded by the coding sequence TTGTTACTTTCAAAATTGATAGATTATTATGCTCTGCATGATTTGCATAAAGACCGCAGTAAAGAGAATCAATACCATATTGATTCTGCTCATGCACAAACGAATATAGATAGAGATATTTTTTTTGAACTACCATCATCACTTGCAGATATTGATTTGAATATAACTTCTAAACAAAATGGCTATAACATAGGAGAATTTGGATTTGAAAGTTTGATACCTTCTGGGAATCATTCCAATGATTACGTAAGAGGTGAGTCTTTCTTAAATGAAGCTGGAAGTAAGCCTAATGTTATTTTTGTACATGGTTGGCGAATGAAAGGGTTTGATAGGGTAAAGAAGATTTTTCATGATTCAATTATGAATAATTTAGGGTGGAATATGTACTACTATACACTTCCTTACCATTTAGAACGTCAGCCAGAAGCATCACTTTACAGTGGAGAACTTATGGTTAGTGCCAATGTTAATAGGACTGTTGAATCTACTAGGCAAGCAATCGTTGATTTAAGGGCTCTAATTCAATGGATAAAAAATAACAAACAAGGTCCTGTAATTATAATTGGTGTTAGTCTCGGTGGCTTTATCTCAAATTTAGTTGCTACACTTGAGTCAGAAATTGATGCATTAGTTTCTATATTCTATTCTAATCGCCTTAGTTATTCAATATGGAATACGATTCCTGGTAAGTATATAAGAAAGGACTTAGAGTCTCATGGAGTTAATTACAACGATCTGGTGAAGTATTGGAAATTAACCGAGCCAAATCAAGCACCTCCAAAAATGAATAAAGAAAATATACTACTAATTTCTGCTAAACATGATCAGTACGTTCATATTCAAGATGCAGATCTATTATGGGAGTCTTGGGGTAAACCTACACGTTGTGTCTATAATTGTGGGCATGCAGGAATAGTACTTAAACGAAAAAAGATTGCAAAGGATACGATTTCTTTTCTACAAAATAAGCTAAAGAGGTAA